Sequence from the Asterias amurensis chromosome 14, ASM3211899v1 genome:
ACGCCACTGATCGATACACCACTCGCAAGAATGTCAGAACAATCCTTCGGAGGGGCAACTGTACAAGTGTAAAAATCAAAAACGTCGACTCTTATTATTCCCGTATCTGCCTTAAAATCCTGTAACAAAATGGTACCGCACAGTGGCGCACCAGGCAAGGCGCGAGAGAAGGCGCCCTTAGCGCGCGAATAGGCGCTTTGGCGGGACGCTAGCTGCCGCGGGGGGCATTATGGGGAGCACGCTGCTTGCTTAGTGCGTAGAGAGTGCATAGTGCTCAGTTTCAGACTGTGGACAGCGGATGGTGCAAACGTGTTTTTGAGTAGCGGTGTATAACAATTGGCGGGAAGGCGTAAGGAGTCGACGTGGTTAGTGTTTTTTGTGTTCGGAGTAGCAGGGCTAGCGTTCGGAGCATTGGGAGTTGCTGTGCGTGGTGGTGACAGTTGTGTAACCGAGGGGTAGGTTTTATTGGATTCTTTTCTGTGTTGTTTGTGGCAAGTGCTATAATCAACTCCCGAAAGGAGTTCATATTCtgttgtacaatgtattgtTTGCTCTGGAATCCGGGATTTTATCAGGCCCTTAGGCAGCTGTTGTTATACAGTTTCAATTACCTTAAGGGCTCTCCAAATACTTCAGGGATTTCCATGTATACTTGAGGGATTTAAGTGATCTTAAGTATTTTCATTTGCCTTAAGTGACCATATCTGGCCTTAAGGAAAGGAGGATTACGTATTTGGAATCAGTAAGTACTGTGCTTTGATAGAGATAATTAATAAAACGGATCAATCGTAAACGAGGAACTTGTGTCTGCCCTGACTCCTTGGAAGTCAGTAGTTTATTACAGTTTCTAGACCCCCTTCCCCACATTCTTTTTACATGCGGCGATATACGGTCGCCTAACAACCTCACCCCTAGTGCCATCAGGACTGCCGCTCGTCCTGTGCTGGTGACCCAAAAACGGGAATCGCTACATTGGTGGCAGAAGTGGGATTTGCTGTAACTAGTGGGAGACAGGGTTATTCTAGAGGTGTACAACTGACCAAAAATGGACCAAGGGCAATGGTCGATGAATAAGAGTTGCTTCGGATGGAGATTATAACAGCCGAAAACATAGTCGAGGACGCCGTCGAGGCCAGGCGGATAATGGAGGAGGAGTTGCGCAGGATGCGTATGCAGCACGCAGAGATGGAAGAAAGACATAAGTCGGGCAGAATCCTTGGAGCCCTTACGCCGGACATGTTTTCCATCATGTCAATATGGATTTAGGAAGTAAAACAGACACCTGTATTGCATTCGATAAAGCCCCTTACCTGTTTCCGTTGTTGTGGTTCTCTCCGTTGCATCAGTTGTACTAGCCTGGTTCATGGTGGACGAATCTTTAATTTAAATCAGGAAAGAGGACATCATGTCAATATGGATCTAGGAAGTAAAACAAACACCTGTATTGCATTCGATAAAGCCCCTTACCTGTTTCCGTTGTTGCGGTTCTCTCCGTTGCATCAGTTGTACTAGCCTGGTTTATGGTGGAGGTatctttaatgtaaatcaggAAAGAGGACATCATGTCAATATGGATTTAGGAAGTAAAACAGACACCTGTATTGCATTCGATAAAGCCCCTTACCCGTTTCCGTTGTTGTGATTCTCTCCGTTGCATCAGTTGTACTAGCCTGGTTCATGGTGGAGGAATCTATAATGTAAATCAGGAAAGAGGACACCATGTCAATATTGATTTAGGAAGTAAAACAGACACCTGTATTGCTTTCGATAAAGCCCCTTACCTGTTGCCGTTGTTGTGATTCTAGTCTCCGTTGCATCAGTTGTACTAGCCTGGTTCATGGTGGAGGAatctttaatgtaaatcaggAAAGAGGACATCGTGTCAGTATGGATTTAGGAAGTAAAACAGACACCTGTATTGCATTCGATAAAGCCCCTTACCTGGTTCCGTTGTTGTGATTCTCCCCGTTGCATCAGTTGTACTCGCCTGGTTCATGGTGGAGAAATCTTTAATGTATCAGGAAAGAGGACATCATGTCAATATGGATTTAGGAACTAAACAGACACCTGTATTGCATTCGATAAAGCCCCTTACCTGTTTCCGTTGTTGTGATTCTCTCCGTTGCATCAGTTGTACTTGCCTGGTTCTTGGTGGAGGAatctttaatgtaaatcaggAAAGAGGACGTCATGTCAATATGGATTTAGGAAGTAAAACAGTCACTTGTTTTGGTGatgacaaataatttgaaaacgttcaaatcaaaattaatgtcaaacAATTAAATCTTTCTCTGGAACTAAAGAAAATCCTTTTTAATCATGAACATTGAACCATTGGTATTATATTTAATCCTTATATGTTCATTAACCACAATCAATAAACTAATGTAGGCCTTCAGGTTGTTGCGCACCCAATCTGCTTCGTagcaaattttcaaaacattttgtatgaagaaaaaacatccttgatGGTGTATTTTAATCATGGAAAACAAATCCTCGGTACTTTTTTTAAGGAGAAAAGGAGTCTTCAACTTAAttaggccctgtcacacctcgACGTTTAAGTCTGCGTATGCCCACGTATGGCAATTTTGGCGAACACTCTGACGTACGTCGAATAAGTTATGGGTAAGTTTTGTGTAAGTTAAGAGCATGCTGATGAAACACGCTGATATACGTCGTTGTAAGGCGAGGTCGTCGAGAAATTGTGTGCACGCACACAAATTCTCGACGTATGCCAGCGTGTGGACCATAAGTTCCGCATAAGTTGTAGGTAAGTTATACGATCGTTAACACACGTTTACATACGTTACATGTAAGTTTAGCATAAGTCGATATACGGCGAGATAATAGAGATGTTTCGCAGTCTACAgatacacatacagataccgatacgtctctttgtgtgttcacgtgacgcgtatccGCGACTATCGTATTTTGCGCACACATGTTTGCTACGGATACAGGAGCTCATAGACGTCGTAGAAAAATGAATACTGTTTTGCAGCCTTTTAGCTGtctttttgtcccagatcaaaaacaaTTCCCACGGTCACTGGTATCGTGCTTGGTGTTGATAGAAAATtgttagtcatttgcaagcaaaacgatgagaaaatgcCGTGTATAAAACACGGGGTCTTTATAGGTCATGCTTGTCGCGGGAAAAACACTCGTGTTGAGtgcgagcgcactcaagtgaCATACCTATATTTTGCGAAACAAATACCAACACGCGGCTGACGTGAACGGATACGGATATCCGTATCTGTATTAGATCCACACGctcttgcgaaacctctctaatgtCTAGCGTACCCACGACTTATTTCTAACCTATGAGTAACGTGCTTTGAGTGTCCAACGTGTTTAACGTGTTCCGGACGACCACATAACTTACTGAACGTGTTTCTAACTTACAGCTACCGTAGAATGGCGTATTGGCAGCGTTTATGGGAGTCGGTATATACAAATTGGGTTCGCAGGAGGAATTACTACAATGTCAAGTGTagttattatttcaaacgtCGAACGAGGCACCCTCTTTATAGGCTACTACATGTGATCGTCGGCAATAAGCTGTTGCGCGCTATATGCAGTAATTAGATTACCGTACGTTGTGAACGCTGGCAAAACGCTATTGTTATGGAAACGTTCTAATGTAAGTTATTAATACGGTATGCATACGTCCAAATCGTTATGAACACGCTTTGTATACGCTCAAAACTTCTGAAATCGTACTGCGCTTTGTTTGTTGTTTCGGGCCGTTCAAAATAATATACAGTGGCCTGCAGTACGCTTTGGTTTTCTAAATTCGAACTATAAAAACATAGCTCCATCGGGCTAGTGAAACTGTGTACGGTTTGTACGCTTGTCGAAGATGGGAGTTGACCCCTAAGACTGGTATTTATCAACATTCATTCCGAAAATTGttaatactttagaaaatttagATCTTCACGGCAAAATAACGATGGTTTCTTTTAACCAAAGGATAACCTTACCATGAAGGAATTCCTTTAACGCAGATACCAGGACTTGCAGCTGCTCCAGCTGTCGTCTTATACCCAGAACCTCAGAAgtaacattttcttgaaaaccaGACAATGATACTAGCAACTCTTCCACTTGAAGTGTTGTGTCTTTAAACTGGTGTGTTGCGTTTCTTAGTTCCGAAGTTACCATTTCTTGGCTGGTCGATACTGCGATCTCCAGTTCCTCAAGCTGTCGCCTTGTTACCATTTGTTCAGTTGCAACGATGTGTTGAATGGTGGAAGAATTGCAGCCTATCTCTGAGTTCAATGGAGGAGAGCTTTGTGAATATACTAGTGGGTTGATGGTGATCACTTGTTGCTGGCACACACTGTTTTCACTGAACGTAGGTGATGGGCCATCGCTCTCTACTGACTCTACAGACGTCACAATCATAACAAGCACGAGAAAGACAAACGGCCCCATGCTGACCCAGAGTTAACAGATTAGTTCTGATGTTTCCTCTGGATTGAAAACAATTAAGGAACAGACACTTATATAATATAGCTTCCCGGTGTACGGTAATAATTCAAGTCTTATTGTTACAAACTTCCCGTTtgtgtgtaaataaataaactgtcaAAGATATCGTGGCGGAATTGCAATTATTAAATTGTGGCAGAATTGCCAAGTGTATTGCTCCTATGGCTCAGGTATTATCGAGAGATCTTATGGGACAAGATACGTGTTAGAGTATATCgccagtggcgtaactagacattttcatttggtggggcaagtgggggcaaagattaaatttgggggggggccaaagaagtgcaagattattattaaatgtgttaactgatatatagttgatacacaccaatgcagttctaaaacagtctacatagtcagcaggtaacaaaagattgcgaaaacaacaacatcttagggaacttgtcattttgtataagataaaactttttgactgtagataaaaggattaaattaccaactgtggtcaccaagtaccaacttagagttgtacacggcattctcaaataggctttgtgggtgtgtaaatacccaaaacataataatattaggccaagtaaaaatagaaaaatagaaatgtttagcgtccccgcccgcttcctttttacaggacacctcttttttttcttaattttttttatgcaaattttttttgtttttgttttgaaaaaaaaatctgaatgtcttgtctgaatgccttgaccaaactgtttcattaatgttttttgtatttcagcagcagaaaaaacagttgatatttgacattcatggcggccatcttgaaataaaaaataaaaagcccctcctccttccttttttttgagaaacccagacactaaacatgtttcttttttttactcggccttattgtaacaagtgtaagccatcaaaaaaaagaaaaaaaatacaggatcgaaattgtgggtgtttaataatcacattttagttatgaaacggatatttaaaataggcctacctctcaattgcaccgcttgcttcaaaggagaagaaatggtctaagcaaactttttcgctggccattgttTGCTGtcgtaaatttctctgtagtgcatctgaccatggaggtagaaatttcttcctccatgatctgactttgtgtttacggagctattagTATTCGTCTGcattcagaccaccacgtatttaacagaactttgtcacatcctgcactctctgtaaccgcaaaaccacaacaaacatttaccgccaatacgatcgcgcgcgcgtttccacgcatttttcatgttatagtctaCTGGTATGAAtaactgttttcctttttacgacagcattttatgcagccttaaacgatttatatataaatcctatgtataagaatatacttatctctgatttcatatggggggggggggggggggcaagagggggggggggggggcaagggttctgagcgggggggggggcgccggcccccctgccccccctctggttacgccactgtaTATCGCCGATTGCTATATATCTTCCCTAGCCCTATCGTTAATACACCGTTACTCTAAAACacagacacttaaaggcagtggacactattggtaattactaaaacaatatttttagcatgaaaccttacttggttacgagtaacggggagaggttgatagtatgaaacattgtgagaaatggctctctctgaagtgacgcagttttcgagaaagtatttttccatgaatttgatttcgagacctcagatttagagtttcagCAGCCGAATTCACGAAAATGTGCGTAACTTGCGCCATGTCGTAAAGTTACGCCACATAAATGTTGCGCAGCTGCGCCATTTCCGTAAGTTGCATTTCACGAAACTAGTTTTAGCTGCgcaaagttttatttattacCAACACCGCGGACGAGGCTAATATCATTTTCAACGACTGTTGCCTGACACAGCTATAAAAAAGCAACGCAGCGGCCATTTTAAATCGCGACAGCAAAATAGAATATTACTTAAAGACTTAATTAATTAGCTAATAAAATTAAACCAAGGGCCCCTAGTATGGGCTACTTTTCAACAATGAATTGTAAGCTACAAATAAATTTGCTAGACAACTCTAAATtagaaacacaaataaaaaaataaaaagttttatctCAAACAAGTTGGTCAATTTCTCGGGGATCTTAACCCTTACTGTTACTATAACAAAATTCTTTAACTTCAAATCCTTTCAACTAAATTAATCAACATGAGACCACTGTTACTCATCTTATTTCATCTTctgaaatttaaatttagctAATAATCTTCTTGTAGTTTCGAAAAAAttcttcataattttataaattaaAGTTTGTGATTATAGTGGGGTGGGGCCttgaattttctttttacagTGGTCACTGGACGACTTAAAAATCAATAAACTGTTATATTTTGCCGCAGAAAATAAAGGAAGGTTTATTGATTAAACTAAATTTAATTAAAGAATgcatttaaattaatttattttgaccTGTCAGTTTCATATGaaagtatttattttgtttagttttgtagGAGGTTTAATAAAGTTTATAAATGAAATGCGAACAATTCGGGGTTGATTTGTGGATGGGGTGTTGATCGGAACCGATGGGTTCATGattgacaaataaataatgaaagacgaAAGATTAGTGTTTACTGAAATTGTACTTATGGTGGAAACAACCAACGATCACGTCTTTTTAATTAGGCCAACCCCCTTAATTTTAATGTGGCCGATATTAAACAAATGTGTGGTTAAAGTAACGTACTTGTAAACAAATGGCTGATGattttacatttgttttgtttcgctAAACGAAGTAAGGAAATAATATTTCGGCACTGAACCAACCGTCGTCGCTGCCCAAGGAATAACGTAGGCTAACCCGCACTAAACCCGTGCCGGATTTCACGAAAgcagtgcttaaaggaacacgttggtcaggaaagcgtttgaaaccgtttgttatgacatgcatatggttagaaagatgttttaaaagtagaatataatgatccacacaagcatcactcgaaactgcacgattttccttttacgtcgcgaactatcacggtcggccatttgtgggagtcaaaattttgactcccacaaatggcctaccgtgttagtcgacagggtaaaaagaaaaccacgcaatttcgaggcatatttgtgtagatcattgtattctacttttacaatatctttctaaccatacacattttacaacaaacggttacagaacgattttcaaagaccaactcgaccgatcctcgacggattactaatccgtaataacggattggaaatccgtaataacggattgttaatccgtaataacggattgcaaaTCCGTTATAACGGATTACAAATCTGTAATAACGGATTGtaaatccgtaataacggattactaatccgtaataacggattgcaaatccgtaataacggattgtaaatccgtaataacggattactaatccgtaataacggattattaatccgtaataacggattccaaatccgtaataacggcttgttaatccgtaataacggattgcaaatccgttataacggattactaatccgtaataacggattgcgaatccgtaataacggattttaattttattttttgctggCACTAATGGGCCTTCGCAGTATACAGTGTGCCTACTGTGCGTTTTCACACCGCAAGACCCAACCGTATATATACACCGTCACATCGCTCAACGCAcaccgtacgactactgtgcacaagtcatccgcactcgtaccactaacccgCATGCGGAGGCTGTGGGCTGACAGcattgtcgggtctgtaacttccgggtttgatgtgtttcataaaaaaatccAATACTGgtaaaaaatgggggggggggggggctctcggatatgctagtatacATGCAGCTCATGAAAATGtgtatctttcgtcagacctatcagacaacacaggatgtgaagcaaatgaattattcattttgatgtccaatcacgcacttctcttatcacgacctttggaccctaccATGCTCGacgagcgtccgtggtggtggtatGATGTCAaaatgtctcgtctttcgcgggcattatggtaatgagttgaccgtgggaactctccTTTCGCGCTCATTATactaatgaggtcagtggctcaaacacagatcttacaaggctgtcggcctgacggccgacgcatgcggatagtgtgcgggggcatcgtgtcgtgcgatgtggttacacacattttacgcacagtgtatacgggtgggtttttatacagaactcgggtaagtactgagtatacattgctaccacacatcggtgtataatatgggtaaaaacccaaattaatgttttgctcacattgttttgttttttatagcTGAAAGACAATTGGAAACCGGGTATAGTAATTAAGATATGGTTCCACtaccggttgacccggaagtaaagccCAACATGAGGTCACGGttacgttaaagacactggacacctttggtaattgtcaaagaccagtcttctcacttggtctatcttaatatatgcataaaataacaaacctgtgaaaatttgaactagttggtcgtcgtagttgcgagataggTAAcggaaaaaacacacccttgtcacacgaagttgtgtgctttcagatgcttaatttcgggacctcaaaatctaatttagaggtctcaaatcaaattcaaatgttttagtggaaaattacttctttctcgaaagctacgttacttcctcacaatgtgttatactatcaacagctctccattgcttgctacAACATACGTTTgtatgctaacacttattttgagtaattaccaatagtgcccactgcctttaaagctaacCTTCAACGCTCAAAGGGTTTATGACTGAAAAGGCAATGAtaatctaggcccaatttcatggctctgcttaccgccgaattatgCGCTtcaatcacgattccccgcttacgtgctaGTGCCGAATTTCTACGCTAGGTTTGTAAGCGTAGTATGACtaggagtacgcacgcgcagaagccaggatttgccgctaacccgtgaaacacgcttgccgtcggcacaaaattccctgcttgcGTAAGCGCCGactacggtaagcagagccatggattTGGgccttgagatatggtcccacttccggtcgaaccggaagtaaaggtcaacattgtGTCAAGGTAACCAAAGTTAATCTTAAATGTCcaactgaaaacaaattgataGTCGGCTGTGTAcatcttgagatatggtcccactttggttgacccggaaataaaggtcgaATTGGGGTCATGGTAACCTAAGGTTAATCTCAAATGCTcaaagagtctataactgaaaagaacTTTAAAAACAAGTACGACGTTTCTGAGATACAGTCCAACTTCTAGTTGACCCCGAGATAAAGTCCAAAATTGCATGCCTAACCTGTACGCGCAAAGCGTTTATAACTAAACAATATAACCGGGTGTGTAGTGAATGCGATTGGTTCCACTAcgggttgacccagaagtaaaggtcaacaagGGGTCCCGCTAACACAATGCTCATATTCAATGCTCAAAaggtttttaaatgaaaataaatttataatGTTGTGTAGTTGTTGAGTATGATCCCACTTCGaaccggaagtaaaggtcaacttTGAGTCACGGTAACCAAAGTTAAATTATAAATGCCATTTTGAATTAAGTATGGGCTTTTAGGCCTagattttaaaatacaattttgtggTTCAGAATTCATGTTCTTTTGGAAACAATAAACTTCACCTTCCGGTATGTTCCGGAAGTTATAAAAGAGTTTAGGCCTGAAGATTTGTATCTAAAGCACACATGTTTGCTGcgtgtttttctttaaatattttctaAACTGTCGTGACCACTTGGTtacgaattttcacaggtttgttattgtattcatATGttgtgagaatgctggtctttgacaattaccaaaggtgtccagggcctttaaagataaaatattgtaaattattgttgttccctttaaataatttgttgttcCGGATTCGATCAACGATGCGTccgtaccgactgacaaacccgcAATACCAAACATGTACTTGATGGTCTGGCTCCCCGTCCCTCCCACAAGctcccaagctcacggctaTACTGGTGAGCTGAGGAGCCCATGCCCCGGTGTGAGTCCCTCTGGCCCTACTAGACACGGCACCGGCTGTCcgtgttaagcccggttcatacttcatgcgaatgcgaatgcgaagcgaatttgacatgaatttgacgttacaaccctcctttcgcagcgatatttgcaagtgagttgacctgagctgaactgctgcgaatttttcgttgcgaatttgtgacgtcaacattcgtattgcattcgcattcgcaggaaatatgaaccgggctttcgatcttggctgtgctccgtggtcataatgggttgatatGGCCGgtagccaaaggcgccctttaTTGCCatcttctcgaacacgttgtagccgcgtccttcgcaattcagctattagctgtgagtaaggatgattagcccccaaggtattattgttgttattattattattatttaatattattattattattgttatgtaaTTGTCACTAGTTTCAACCGATTAAAGAGTGATTTTCCCAACTAAAACTTTAAAAGAGCAGAGCTCGCACACGCAGGAAGTATAAAATGGAATGCACACGAACTTTCTCAAAGCGAATACTACGccagggccgatttcacaaagagtttacaAATAATGTCTAATTGCGTGACCGATCTAGGTGTGACATTCAATAGGTGTGCCTTTGCGGGAATTATTCCACTATCCAGTTGGTTTTCTCGCCCTTGTCGCAAGCCAACGCTTTTGCAACCGGCGACTCACTGATTGGATTGTGTGACACTGTTAGTATCTACAGTGTCATACAATGCAATCACGTtaaaaattgtacatttttttatataggTATATTCCTGAATTCATGCCAAGGGGAATGTCGTAAAGACCTAGCCCACCACAAGCAAGAATAATCAAAGTAATAGACAACATGCTCAGTAAACTTCAACTTACGACTTTAACTTCAACTCCAACTTCTGTCCTGCTCCACGAACTTACAGCACTTTCTACTTTGAAAAACCGTATGTGATTGACTCTGTCTAACCGATCCCTCTGGGCTCTGCAAAAATCGCCCTAAACGCGCTCTCCTTATAAATGTATCAATcacatgtatgtatacatgcATTTCCGCTACATTGCCAGATGGTTATCTCTAAAGTGGACGATGTTGGTGAAAGGCACAAAAACAATCGTAAACTTGGCAAACATGCGTGTATTGATTTGGCTTTTAGCTCGACTCTGcgctttttgaccacctttatcatgaaacccaagtattgcactgtgtaagaccaaaccctgtgtcctgcctcaaaattggcccaagattgcaccacagagcatctaaaatgcacaatTTCCCCGGTAGTAACCCAAAATTAGCAATAATTGCAGCAAATCTGGgaaaaaattggaaagaagctgatttcaactgataatggtaggtatgggtgtcagttaccacaaaaaaaagtaaggacCAATTAGGGTTGGGGAAATCGTTTCCCCGGTGGGTAATTAAAACCTGGGGGTTAATTACCTAAAATTTACCcaaagtatgttgtgtttggtatcaaatgaaaggaaatttaa
This genomic interval carries:
- the LOC139947046 gene encoding uncharacterized protein isoform X1 gives rise to the protein MGPFVFLVLVMIVTSVESVESDGPSPTFSENSVCQQQVITINPLVYSQSSPPLNSEIGCNSSTIQHIVATEQMVTRRQLEELEIAVSTSQEMVTSELRNATHQFKDTTLQVEELLVSLSGFQENVTSEVLGIRRQLEQLQVLVSALKEFLHDSSTKNQASTTDATERITTTETDFSTMNQASTTDATGRITTTEPDSSTMNQASTTDATETRITTTATDSSTMNQASTTDATERITTTETDTSTINQASTTDATERTATTETDSSTMNQASTTDATERTTTTETVAPPKDCSDILASGVSISGVYTVQPLSSGEAFQVYCDMETDGGGWTVFQRRKDGSVDFYLDFASYSRGFGNLEGEFWLGNDNLHRLTAQGEYELRVDLSDFESESRFAKYDSFSIADVSGIYRLAVGSYSGTAGDSLSVQNNQQFTTKDRDNDAWYRSCAQTYHGAWWYRDCHYSNLNGEYLTTGYARGVVWRTWKGYRYSLRTSEMKIRPTPQQ
- the LOC139947046 gene encoding uncharacterized protein isoform X2 codes for the protein MGPFVFLVLVMIVTSVESVESDGPSPTFSENSVCQQQVITINPLVYSQSSPPLNSEIGCNSSTIQHIVATEQMVTRRQLEELEIAVSTSQEMVTSELRNATHQFKDTTLQVEELLVSLSGFQENVTSEVLGIRRQLEQLQVLVSALKEFLHDSSTKNQASTTDATERITTTETDSSTMNQASTTDATETRITTTATDSSTMNQASTTDATERITTTETDTSTINQASTTDATERTATTETDSSTMNQASTTDATERTTTTETVAPPKDCSDILASGVSISGVYTVQPLSSGEAFQVYCDMETDGGGWTVFQRRKDGSVDFYLDFASYSRGFGNLEGEFWLGNDNLHRLTAQGEYELRVDLSDFESESRFAKYDSFSIADVSGIYRLAVGSYSGTAGDSLSVQNNQQFTTKDRDNDAWYRSCAQTYHGAWWYRDCHYSNLNGEYLTTGYARGVVWRTWKGYRYSLRTSEMKIRPTPQQ